Proteins encoded in a region of the Poecilia reticulata strain Guanapo linkage group LG14, Guppy_female_1.0+MT, whole genome shotgun sequence genome:
- the fez1 gene encoding fasciculation and elongation protein zeta-1, with protein MEAPLVCLDEEFEDLRPCRMDEQDHSSYSSATTTTTVPLASITREDFSELENFSEMMSFKSMEDLVNEFDEKLNVCFHNYNTKTEGLAPIRNQTHSQEDEERLQDEDVWDALTDNYISTWDGPNSEGLNGNLSDHEVHRSLETFGFYWTIYSCFCFPFLGFRLISLTAYIWPDIAKVLGWPNLSLSLSQVIEEIVEMMENSPDPGETEEEDEEESSLCSSRTNPSLLEEIRQLSQASNNNCSYEGLSCMPSSALMELLHRVEAAIREYSEELVNQLARRDELEFEKEVKNTFITALMEVQNRQKEQRDSSKRKRRDKALSLQGGGTAPSNGANTASSGQKTGTMPVKRFSMEGLSNILQTGIRQTFGSTGNEKQYLNTVIPYKKKTTPPSVDDLQMLTKILYAMKEDSEKVPTLLTDYILKVLCPT; from the exons ATGGAAGCCCCTCTTGTGTGCTTGGACGAGGAGTTCGAGGACCTGCGGCCCTGCCGGATGGACGAGCAGGACCACTCCTCCTACTCCAGCGCCACCACAACCACCACCGTCCCGCTGGCCTCCATCACCCGCGAGGACTTCTCTGAGCTGGAGAACTTCTCTGAGATGATGAGCTTCAAGTCGATGGAGGACCTGGTCAACGAGTTTGACGAGAAACTCAACGTCTGCTTCCACAACTACAACACCAAAACCGAAGGCCTGGCGCCGATCCGGAACCAGACCCACAGCCAGGAGGATGAGGAGCGGCTGCAGGATGAAGA TGTGTGGGACGCTCTGACCGACAACTACATCTCCACCTGGGACGGACCCAACTCTGAGGGACTCAACGGCAACCTGTCCGACCACGAGGTACACCGTTCTCTAGAAACCTTTGGCTTTTACTGGACTATttattcctgtttctgttttccatttcttgGCTTTAGGTTGATTTCACTTACAGCCTACATTTGGCCAGATATTGCAAAGGTtctagg ATGGccaaatctctctctctctctgtctcaggTCATTGAGGAGATCGTTGAGATGATGGAGAACTCTCCAGATCCCGGCGAAAccgaggaggaggacgaggaggagagCAGCCTGTGCTCCTCCAGGACCAACCCGTCCCTGCTGGAGGAGATCAGGCAGCTGTCCCAGGCCTCCAACAACAACTGCTCCTACGAAG GCCTCAGCTGCATGCCCAGCTCAGcgctgatggagctgctgcacaGGGTGGAGGCCGCCATCCGGGAGTACTCAGAGGAGCTGGTCAACCAGCTGGCCCGGCGGGACGAGCTGGAGTTCGAGAAGGAGGTGAAGAACACGTTCATCACAGCTCTGATGGAGGTGCAGAACAGGCAGAAGGAGCAGCGGGACAGCAGCAAGCGCAAACGGCGGGACAAGGCGCTCAGCCTGCAGGGGGGCGGGACGGCGCCCTCCAACGGGGCCAACACCGCCTCATCTGGCCAGAAGACCGGCACCATGCCGGTCAAG CGCTTCAGCATGGAGGGCCTCTCCAACATCCTGCAGACGGGCATCAGGCAGACGTTTGGAAGCAcaggaaatgagaagcag TATCTGAACACTGTGATTCCATACAAGAAGAAAACCACCCCTCCGTCTGTCGACGACCTGCAGATGCTCACAAAGA TCCTCTATGCCATGAAGGAAGACAGTGAGAAGGTGCCTACGCTGCTGACGGACTACATATTAAAAG TCCTCTGTCCCACCTAA
- the esama gene encoding endothelial cell adhesion molecule a isoform X2, protein MSKHVISYTKGTINEGSLQFRGRVGFLKNMPSSDVSLYINNTKESDTGRYVCQVIIPSVTSNPAEVSLVVNVPPAVPKCSVSGKPVLKGNVTLMCTSSAGKPVPLYKWRRTSPTSEVFFAPMLNENTGNLKLSNLSSNMSGTYVCTASNTAGSETCSVTLDIINTNKVGMIVGATVGSVLGFIFLLCVCVGFLFIFKRRRDNEDDMANEIKEDAQAPKRVSWAKSGMGSDVISKNGTLSSIASSPRHKDNHHHHLQQYPQHPASDTASIITATGSATGYRPPRHQGASTPTHYSYNNSSTLPHGQPATAQAANGSSQAVQERYGHLPQAQQLPQTYAQLQGKFQPAPSPPPLPTSTITVSNIHRMGGVPIMVPAQNQAGSLV, encoded by the exons ATGAGTAAGCAT GTCATCAGCTACACCAAAGGCACCATCAACGAGGGCAGCCTCCAGTTCAGGGGCCGCGTCGGGTTCCTGAAGAACATGCCTTCGAGTGACGTCTCTCTGTACATCAACAACACCAAGGAGTCTGACACCGGCCGTTATGTGTGTCAGGTCATCATTCCTTCTGTTACTTCTAATCCCGCTGAGGTCTCTCTTGTGGTGAACG TCCCTCCTGCTGTTCCCAAGTGCTCTGTGTCCGGGAAGCCGGTGCTGAAAGGGAACGTGACTCTGATGTGCACGTCTAGTGCCGGGAAGCCTGTCCCACTGTACAAGTGGAGGAGAACCAGTCCTACCTCCGAGGTCTTTTTTGCACCGATGCTCA ATGAGAACACCGGGAATCTGAAGTTGAGCAACCTGAGCAGCAACATGTCCGGGACGTACGTGTGCACAGCCAGCAACACGGCAGGAAGCGAGACCTGCTCCGTCACCCTGGACATCATCAACA CCAATAAGGTCGGAATGATTGTTGGCGCTACAGTCGGATCAGTCCTCGgtttcatcttcctcctctgtgtctGCGTCGGGttcctgtttattttcaagAGAAGAAGAGACAACGAGGACGACATGGCCAATGAAATCAA GGAAGACGCTCAGGCTCCGAAGCGCGTCTCCTGGGCGAAGAGCGGCATGGGCTCTGACGTCATCTCGAAGAACGGCACGCTGTCATCCATCGCCTCCAGCCCGCGCCACAAAGacaaccaccaccaccacctgcAGCAGTATCCCCAGCACCCGGCCTCGGACACAGCCTCCATCATTACAGCCACGGGCAGCGCCACCGGCTACAGACCTCCCCGCCACCAGGGGGCCTCCACTCCCACCCATTACAgctacaacaacagcagcacgCTGCCCCACGGACAGCCCGCCACCGCCCAGGCCGCCAACGGCAGCTCGCAGGCGGTCCAGGAGCGCTACGGCCACCTGCCCCAGGCCCAGCAGCTGCCCCAGACCTACGCCCAGCTGCAAGGGAAGTTCCAGCCCGCCCCGTCCCCGCCGCCGCTGCCCACCTCCACCATCACAGTCTCCAACATCCACCGCATGGGAGGGGTGCCCATCATGGTGCCTGCGCAAAACCAAGCAGGCTCTCTGGTCTAA
- the esama gene encoding endothelial cell adhesion molecule a isoform X1 → METCSTSRKLTLLSFLLGLSGVWANIQMSQTSMEVVQGKLVRLIASYVGNPDADLATSTILWNFVTDSTQQVISYTKGTINEGSLQFRGRVGFLKNMPSSDVSLYINNTKESDTGRYVCQVIIPSVTSNPAEVSLVVNVPPAVPKCSVSGKPVLKGNVTLMCTSSAGKPVPLYKWRRTSPTSEVFFAPMLNENTGNLKLSNLSSNMSGTYVCTASNTAGSETCSVTLDIINTNKVGMIVGATVGSVLGFIFLLCVCVGFLFIFKRRRDNEDDMANEIKEDAQAPKRVSWAKSGMGSDVISKNGTLSSIASSPRHKDNHHHHLQQYPQHPASDTASIITATGSATGYRPPRHQGASTPTHYSYNNSSTLPHGQPATAQAANGSSQAVQERYGHLPQAQQLPQTYAQLQGKFQPAPSPPPLPTSTITVSNIHRMGGVPIMVPAQNQAGSLV, encoded by the exons GCGTATGGGCCAACATCCAAATGTCTCAAACCAGCATGGAAGTGGTCCAAGGGAAACTGGTGCGGCTAATAGCCTCATACGTTGGGAACCCAGACGCTGACCTGGCCACCAGCACTATCCTCTGGAACTTTGTGACGGACAGCACCCAGCAG GTCATCAGCTACACCAAAGGCACCATCAACGAGGGCAGCCTCCAGTTCAGGGGCCGCGTCGGGTTCCTGAAGAACATGCCTTCGAGTGACGTCTCTCTGTACATCAACAACACCAAGGAGTCTGACACCGGCCGTTATGTGTGTCAGGTCATCATTCCTTCTGTTACTTCTAATCCCGCTGAGGTCTCTCTTGTGGTGAACG TCCCTCCTGCTGTTCCCAAGTGCTCTGTGTCCGGGAAGCCGGTGCTGAAAGGGAACGTGACTCTGATGTGCACGTCTAGTGCCGGGAAGCCTGTCCCACTGTACAAGTGGAGGAGAACCAGTCCTACCTCCGAGGTCTTTTTTGCACCGATGCTCA ATGAGAACACCGGGAATCTGAAGTTGAGCAACCTGAGCAGCAACATGTCCGGGACGTACGTGTGCACAGCCAGCAACACGGCAGGAAGCGAGACCTGCTCCGTCACCCTGGACATCATCAACA CCAATAAGGTCGGAATGATTGTTGGCGCTACAGTCGGATCAGTCCTCGgtttcatcttcctcctctgtgtctGCGTCGGGttcctgtttattttcaagAGAAGAAGAGACAACGAGGACGACATGGCCAATGAAATCAA GGAAGACGCTCAGGCTCCGAAGCGCGTCTCCTGGGCGAAGAGCGGCATGGGCTCTGACGTCATCTCGAAGAACGGCACGCTGTCATCCATCGCCTCCAGCCCGCGCCACAAAGacaaccaccaccaccacctgcAGCAGTATCCCCAGCACCCGGCCTCGGACACAGCCTCCATCATTACAGCCACGGGCAGCGCCACCGGCTACAGACCTCCCCGCCACCAGGGGGCCTCCACTCCCACCCATTACAgctacaacaacagcagcacgCTGCCCCACGGACAGCCCGCCACCGCCCAGGCCGCCAACGGCAGCTCGCAGGCGGTCCAGGAGCGCTACGGCCACCTGCCCCAGGCCCAGCAGCTGCCCCAGACCTACGCCCAGCTGCAAGGGAAGTTCCAGCCCGCCCCGTCCCCGCCGCCGCTGCCCACCTCCACCATCACAGTCTCCAACATCCACCGCATGGGAGGGGTGCCCATCATGGTGCCTGCGCAAAACCAAGCAGGCTCTCTGGTCTAA